In one window of Desulforhabdus amnigena DNA:
- a CDS encoding MBL fold metallo-hydrolase, producing MILEHFTVGMLQTNCYLVGDEASRTAVVIDPGGDSDRIVCRIRELDLNLAAILNTHAHFDHVMDAWTLKSKLGGDIYLHPKDEPLLKDKMVGMGAVSRSAAGVSALKVDRSLREGDLLTFGSMRFNVLETPGHSPGHVSFHLSDADIIFVGDTLFAGSIGRTDFIGGSYDQLIRSVREKIFTLREKTVVYPGHGPQTTVEYEKRTNPFFV from the coding sequence ATGATTTTGGAACACTTTACGGTCGGTATGCTGCAGACAAACTGCTATCTTGTAGGTGATGAGGCATCCCGAACCGCCGTGGTCATCGACCCGGGAGGCGACAGCGATCGAATCGTTTGCCGCATCCGAGAACTGGACCTGAACCTGGCAGCCATCCTCAACACGCATGCCCACTTCGATCATGTCATGGATGCCTGGACCTTGAAATCGAAACTGGGGGGAGACATCTACCTGCATCCCAAGGATGAACCCCTTCTTAAAGACAAAATGGTGGGCATGGGGGCCGTATCGCGTTCTGCAGCGGGAGTTTCCGCTCTTAAAGTCGACCGGTCCCTCCGTGAAGGCGATTTACTGACCTTCGGCTCGATGCGATTCAATGTTTTGGAAACTCCGGGTCATAGTCCAGGCCATGTCTCTTTTCATCTTTCCGACGCCGACATCATTTTTGTGGGTGACACACTTTTTGCCGGTTCCATCGGAAGAACGGATTTTATTGGAGGATCGTACGATCAGTTGATACGCTCCGTGCGGGAAAAAATATTCACCCTGCGAGAGAAGACGGTCGTCTACCCCGGCCACGGTCCCCAAACGACCGTCGAATACGAAAAGAGAACCAATCCCTTCTTTGTTTAG
- the coaBC gene encoding bifunctional phosphopantothenoylcysteine decarboxylase/phosphopantothenate--cysteine ligase CoaBC encodes MLNGKSILLGVSGGIAAYKAAELVRCFGKLGATVQVIMTAGAQKFITPLTLQALSGQPVCTDIFNLELESEIGHIHVARSSHLVVLAPATANLIGKMAAGIADDYLTTVLLATTAPVLICPAMNVKMYEHPLTQRNLQILREIGCHVLEPGVGSLACKEEGVGRLADLPLIVETAHRLLTAPGLKGRRVLVSAGPTWEPFDPVRYITNPSSGKMGYALAAVAARRWADVHLVSGPTSLPAPLGVHLHRVTTALEMKDAVTKLAEDMDVIIMAAAVSDYRPVEAAPQKIKKTSGTMTVQLEKNPDILLALGRDRSASRPNVLVGFAAETENLVQHATEKLTKKNLDFIVANNLTQSGAGFGVDTNQVKIIERSGKIIELPCLAKEEVAERILDRVEQLLADAAHYETD; translated from the coding sequence ATGCTGAACGGAAAATCCATTCTCCTGGGAGTGAGCGGAGGGATCGCGGCGTACAAAGCCGCAGAATTGGTTCGCTGCTTTGGAAAGCTTGGCGCAACGGTCCAGGTGATCATGACGGCGGGGGCTCAGAAGTTCATTACACCCCTGACCCTGCAGGCGCTTTCAGGTCAACCGGTCTGCACCGACATCTTTAACCTGGAACTCGAATCGGAAATCGGGCACATTCACGTGGCGCGATCCTCTCATCTGGTGGTTTTGGCCCCCGCCACGGCCAACCTGATCGGGAAAATGGCCGCAGGCATTGCCGACGACTACCTCACAACAGTCCTTCTTGCCACCACGGCGCCTGTCCTCATCTGCCCGGCCATGAATGTCAAAATGTATGAACACCCTCTCACCCAGAGAAATCTGCAAATCCTGCGAGAAATCGGATGCCATGTTCTCGAGCCGGGAGTAGGGTCTCTGGCCTGTAAGGAGGAAGGGGTTGGACGTCTGGCAGACCTCCCCCTGATTGTAGAAACGGCACATCGCCTTTTGACGGCTCCCGGTTTGAAAGGGAGGCGTGTTCTTGTGAGTGCAGGTCCTACGTGGGAGCCCTTCGATCCGGTACGCTACATCACGAATCCATCCAGCGGGAAAATGGGCTATGCCCTGGCCGCTGTTGCGGCAAGGCGCTGGGCGGATGTGCATCTGGTCTCCGGCCCGACTTCACTCCCTGCTCCCCTGGGGGTGCATCTCCATCGGGTAACGACGGCCCTCGAGATGAAAGACGCGGTCACAAAGCTGGCGGAGGACATGGACGTGATCATCATGGCCGCTGCAGTGAGCGATTATCGTCCGGTGGAAGCCGCTCCTCAAAAAATAAAGAAAACATCGGGCACCATGACCGTCCAATTGGAGAAAAATCCCGATATACTTCTTGCATTGGGCCGGGACCGCTCCGCCTCCAGACCCAATGTTCTGGTGGGGTTTGCGGCGGAAACAGAAAACCTCGTTCAACATGCCACGGAAAAATTGACCAAAAAGAACCTGGATTTCATCGTGGCAAACAATCTGACCCAAAGCGGTGCCGGATTCGGTGTCGATACCAATCAGGTGAAAATAATCGAACGGAGTGGAAAGATCATAGAGCTCCCCTGCTTAGCCAAAGAAGAAGTTGCGGAACGGATTTTGGATCGCGTGGAGCAGTTGTTGGCGGACGCGGCACACTATGAAACAGACTGA
- a CDS encoding uracil-DNA glycosylase: MKQTEDIRKELAAELDRIKWILSGLRMKGIQDWASPHPPPDADMPILEGNVSPPKSPEQALQEIREELGDCKRCRLHEGRRHLVFGEGSARPVLVFVGEGPGFDEDRQGRPFVGRAGKLLDKMIRSLGLEREQVYICNVVKCRPPNNRTPNPDEIDACSPFLTRQLTTLRPKVICALGACAAQTLLGTSSAISKLRGKVHSWRGIPLVSTFHPAYLLRNPAQKGATWQDLLIVHQILHANEKDH, translated from the coding sequence ATGAAACAGACTGAAGATATTCGCAAAGAACTGGCTGCGGAACTTGATCGCATCAAATGGATTCTATCCGGTCTGCGTATGAAAGGCATCCAGGATTGGGCCTCCCCGCATCCTCCGCCGGACGCGGACATGCCGATTTTGGAAGGTAATGTTTCCCCCCCAAAATCCCCTGAGCAGGCACTTCAGGAAATTCGCGAGGAACTGGGCGATTGTAAACGGTGCCGGCTCCACGAGGGGCGGAGGCATCTGGTATTTGGAGAGGGTTCCGCAAGACCCGTCCTGGTCTTTGTGGGGGAAGGCCCGGGGTTCGACGAGGATCGCCAGGGGCGTCCTTTCGTGGGAAGAGCTGGAAAGCTTCTGGATAAAATGATCCGGTCCCTGGGGTTGGAACGTGAACAGGTTTACATATGCAATGTCGTCAAATGCCGCCCTCCCAACAACCGTACGCCCAATCCGGACGAAATCGACGCCTGTTCCCCTTTTTTGACCCGGCAACTCACCACCCTCCGTCCTAAAGTCATCTGCGCTCTGGGAGCCTGTGCCGCGCAGACGCTTCTCGGCACCAGCAGCGCTATTTCGAAATTGCGCGGAAAGGTCCATTCATGGCGGGGGATTCCCCTGGTTTCTACTTTTCACCCGGCTTATCTACTGCGAAATCCCGCCCAGAAAGGCGCCACATGGCAAGACTTGCTGATCGTCCATCAAATTCTGCATGCAAACGAAAAGGATCATTAA
- a CDS encoding NfeD family protein, producing MLKVALKMSKILLLVFFFLFPLLFCSAVLSQTSHLNIIEIKDSINPGVEDFIQYAVDRSQEDGAECLIILLDTPGGLMTSMRGIVQSIMNSPLPIVVYVYPSGAQAASAGVFVTVAADVAAMVPGSNIGAAHPVTSTGEDVPGVMNEKVVNDMLAMARSIASERGRNAEWLQDAIRKSVSITAEEAYEENVIDMVAADLPSLIKKLDGWEIRKKGLIKTLHTEGIERRTIEAGWQHKILRAISNPNIAYILLMIGLAGLYFEISQPGAIFPGVIGGISLILALYAMQTLPVNYAGFLFILLAILFFILEIKVTSYGMLSIAGIISLVLGSLMLFRSPDNTSRLALSVFIPTVLTVSGFFVAVAALAFRAQMAKPQTGKEALEGLVGEVTKSLCPEGKVFINGELWNAVADEEIGEGEKVQVVSVDNLKLKVKRISVR from the coding sequence ATGCTGAAGGTTGCATTGAAGATGAGCAAGATATTGTTGCTGGTTTTCTTTTTCTTATTTCCGCTACTTTTCTGCAGTGCAGTTCTTTCACAGACATCCCACCTGAATATTATTGAAATCAAGGACAGCATCAATCCGGGCGTTGAAGATTTCATACAGTATGCCGTTGATCGATCACAAGAGGATGGCGCCGAGTGCTTGATCATCCTCCTGGATACTCCGGGGGGGCTCATGACTTCCATGCGAGGAATCGTCCAATCCATCATGAATTCACCGCTGCCCATCGTGGTGTATGTTTATCCCAGTGGAGCACAGGCGGCTTCGGCGGGCGTATTCGTCACCGTCGCGGCCGACGTTGCCGCCATGGTTCCGGGAAGCAACATCGGCGCAGCCCATCCCGTAACATCGACAGGTGAAGACGTTCCCGGCGTCATGAACGAAAAGGTCGTAAACGACATGCTGGCCATGGCACGGAGCATAGCAAGCGAGAGGGGCCGTAATGCCGAGTGGCTCCAGGACGCCATTCGAAAGAGTGTTTCCATCACTGCGGAAGAGGCATACGAGGAAAATGTCATCGACATGGTTGCCGCGGATCTCCCTTCTCTCATAAAGAAACTGGATGGCTGGGAAATCAGAAAAAAAGGGTTGATCAAAACTTTGCATACGGAAGGAATCGAACGGAGGACAATCGAAGCAGGCTGGCAGCACAAGATTCTTCGAGCCATCAGCAATCCAAATATTGCTTACATTTTACTCATGATCGGACTCGCCGGCCTTTATTTTGAAATCTCCCAACCGGGAGCCATTTTTCCCGGAGTCATTGGAGGCATCTCTCTGATTCTAGCCCTTTACGCCATGCAGACCCTTCCCGTCAACTACGCCGGTTTCCTCTTCATTTTACTGGCGATCCTATTTTTCATCCTGGAAATCAAAGTAACCTCCTACGGCATGCTCAGCATTGCGGGAATCATTTCCCTCGTACTGGGCTCCCTTATGCTCTTCAGGTCCCCGGACAACACAAGCCGGCTGGCTCTATCGGTATTCATTCCCACGGTTCTCACCGTATCGGGTTTCTTCGTGGCGGTAGCGGCGCTGGCCTTTCGTGCACAAATGGCCAAACCACAAACAGGAAAGGAGGCTCTCGAGGGTCTTGTGGGGGAGGTCACCAAATCCCTTTGCCCGGAAGGAAAAGTGTTCATCAACGGTGAACTCTGGAATGCCGTAGCGGATGAAGAAATAGGCGAGGGAGAAAAAGTCCAGGTGGTGTCGGTGGATAATTTAAAGTTGAAAGTGAAGAGGATCAGTGTTAGATAG
- a CDS encoding slipin family protein yields MPFYGIVAIVVLGVMFLANAIRVLNEYERGVIFRLGRVINAKGPGLILLIPLVDRMQRVSLRLVATDVPSQDVITRDNVSVKVNAVIYFRVIDPVKAIISVENYLYATSQLAQTTLRSVCGQAELDDLLSEREKINAHIQEILDRHTDPWGIKVTIVELKYIDLPQEMQRAMAKQAEAERERRAKVIGAEGEYQAAARLADAAEILQDHPVAVQLRYLQTLREIAAENNSTTIFPVPIDLFKPFISLTEMSRQKEATPHDPVSRDEG; encoded by the coding sequence ATGCCTTTCTACGGTATCGTAGCCATCGTTGTTTTGGGAGTGATGTTTTTAGCGAACGCCATACGGGTCCTCAACGAATACGAACGTGGGGTGATCTTCCGTCTGGGGCGCGTCATCAACGCCAAGGGACCCGGCTTGATCCTTCTGATCCCCCTGGTGGATCGGATGCAGAGGGTGAGTTTACGCCTTGTGGCCACGGATGTACCCTCCCAGGATGTCATCACCCGGGACAACGTCTCGGTAAAGGTCAACGCGGTCATCTATTTCAGAGTAATCGATCCCGTGAAGGCCATCATCTCCGTTGAAAACTATCTTTACGCCACGAGCCAGCTCGCACAGACGACCCTGCGAAGTGTTTGTGGTCAGGCTGAGCTGGACGATCTCCTGTCGGAGCGGGAAAAAATCAACGCCCACATACAGGAGATTCTCGATCGGCACACAGACCCCTGGGGAATCAAGGTCACGATCGTTGAACTCAAGTACATCGATCTTCCCCAGGAAATGCAAAGAGCCATGGCCAAGCAGGCCGAGGCGGAGCGGGAAAGGCGTGCCAAGGTCATAGGCGCCGAAGGGGAATACCAGGCCGCAGCTCGCCTTGCAGACGCAGCGGAAATTCTTCAGGACCATCCTGTGGCTGTACAACTGCGTTACCTGCAAACACTGAGGGAGATTGCTGCCGAAAACAACTCCACTACAATTTTCCCCGTTCCTATTGATCTTTTTAAACCGTTTATCAGTTTAACTGAAATGTCTCGGCAGAAAGAGGCTACCCCTCATGACCCGGTGAGTCGCGACGAAGGATGA
- a CDS encoding Rho termination factor N-terminal domain-containing protein: MGKKKEKVAKEKPLEKMTAKELREMALGLEVIVGVHAMNKNELISAIKEVKGIVEEKSKKSDIDVRQLKARIRELKEKKIQAKEAGNPKLVDFLRRRISNIKKKTRRVAAYEW, encoded by the coding sequence ATGGGTAAGAAGAAAGAAAAAGTCGCCAAGGAAAAACCCCTGGAAAAAATGACCGCCAAGGAACTCCGAGAAATGGCCCTCGGCCTGGAGGTCATCGTGGGGGTTCACGCCATGAACAAAAACGAGCTGATCTCCGCTATCAAAGAAGTCAAGGGGATCGTAGAAGAAAAAAGCAAGAAGAGCGATATCGATGTTCGTCAGTTAAAGGCCAGGATTCGCGAACTCAAAGAGAAAAAGATTCAGGCAAAAGAAGCGGGCAATCCAAAGCTTGTCGATTTTCTGCGCCGCAGGATCAGCAACATCAAAAAGAAAACGCGTCGGGTCGCTGCATACGAGTGGTAA
- a CDS encoding HDIG domain-containing metalloprotein has translation MQRDEALQLLEAHVQTDTLRKHSLATEAVMRALAEKLGQNRDLWGVTGLLHDLDFEYTRDNPTEHGRKTVELLTPFAFPEEALNAILRHNAEALGLERETAFDYALTCAETITGLIVAAALVHPDKRIGSINPKSVRKRMKSKDFARNVNREHIVLCERIDIPLMDFIELSINAMNSISDQMGL, from the coding sequence ATGCAAAGAGACGAAGCACTTCAACTCCTGGAAGCCCACGTTCAAACGGACACTTTGAGAAAGCACAGTCTGGCGACCGAAGCCGTCATGCGCGCGCTCGCCGAGAAGTTGGGCCAGAACCGTGACCTCTGGGGCGTTACGGGGTTGCTTCACGACCTGGATTTTGAGTACACTCGAGACAATCCCACAGAGCATGGGCGCAAGACGGTTGAATTGCTCACCCCCTTTGCATTCCCAGAAGAAGCTTTGAACGCCATATTGAGGCACAATGCCGAAGCCCTCGGGCTGGAGAGGGAAACGGCTTTCGATTATGCATTGACCTGCGCTGAAACCATCACGGGATTGATTGTAGCGGCGGCTCTGGTGCATCCGGACAAGAGAATCGGAAGCATCAACCCAAAATCCGTTCGGAAGCGCATGAAGAGCAAGGATTTTGCACGAAACGTCAACCGTGAACACATAGTTCTTTGTGAACGGATTGATATACCGCTGATGGACTTCATTGAATTGAGCATCAACGCCATGAATTCGATCAGCGACCAAATGGGCCTTTGA
- a CDS encoding pyruvate carboxylase subunit B: MEKVQHGVLTSGLLDDEKVPVTNPVKIQDLTFRDGHQSLFATRGRNEDFMEIAEEVDKVGFYSMEVWGGATFDTMHRFLNEDPWKSLRDLKTVIKNTPFSMLLRGQNLVGYRNYPDDVAEAFVERAAANGMDIFRVFDALNDYRNFETVVRVIKKCNKHFQGCMCYSLTESRMGGPVYNLQYYLQKAKDLENMGADTICIKDMAGLINPYDAYTLIKSLKETVKIPIHLHSHFTSGMADMSLLKAIEAGVDIVDTCLSPWAYRTSHPGVEPLVATLRGTNRDTGLDIKQLAKCSEYFEKISPKYRHLLDDRMSIIDINVLLHQTPGGMLSNLVNQLRDMNASDKLDEVFKQLPIVRRELGQVPLVTPTSQIVGIQTVNNVLFDTPNERYKMITAQVKDLCYGLYGKTAIPIDPEVQKKALKGYPRGETPITGRPADYLDPELPKAEKDVEGLAKDIDDVLIYAIYPTTGKRFLKWKYGLEEIPNEVKPKTMEDVMREQELIKKAKAGLLVEKPAKEAPAKGPGLRTFNVFVDGEYFEVEVEQIGGAAPAITSITPAAPVIPRPAPAAAAPAPAPAAAPAPKPAAAPVEGGTAVTAPMPGMIIRYEVAEGATVKEGDVVLILEAMKMENSITAPCAGTVKQINFKDGESVQKDDVLAVIG, from the coding sequence ATGGAGAAGGTTCAGCATGGTGTGCTTACTTCCGGGCTGTTGGATGATGAAAAGGTTCCGGTGACCAATCCTGTCAAAATTCAGGATTTGACCTTCCGTGATGGGCATCAGTCGCTGTTTGCCACGCGCGGCAGAAATGAAGACTTTATGGAAATCGCCGAAGAAGTGGACAAGGTAGGCTTTTACTCCATGGAAGTCTGGGGCGGGGCAACATTTGACACCATGCACCGGTTTTTGAATGAAGATCCTTGGAAGTCCCTGCGGGACTTGAAGACGGTCATCAAGAACACACCGTTCTCAATGCTTCTGCGCGGCCAGAACCTTGTAGGTTACCGCAACTATCCTGACGATGTGGCCGAAGCGTTTGTAGAACGCGCTGCCGCCAACGGTATGGACATCTTCCGCGTTTTTGATGCCCTCAACGACTACCGCAACTTCGAAACGGTGGTCCGGGTCATCAAGAAATGTAACAAGCACTTCCAGGGTTGTATGTGCTACTCCCTGACCGAATCCCGCATGGGCGGCCCCGTTTACAATCTGCAATACTATCTCCAAAAGGCAAAAGATCTGGAGAACATGGGTGCCGACACCATCTGCATCAAGGATATGGCCGGTTTGATCAACCCCTACGACGCCTATACCTTGATCAAGTCCCTCAAGGAGACCGTCAAGATCCCCATCCATCTCCACAGCCACTTCACCTCAGGCATGGCGGATATGTCCCTCCTGAAGGCGATTGAAGCCGGTGTCGACATCGTGGACACCTGTCTCTCCCCCTGGGCATACCGGACATCGCACCCCGGCGTCGAACCCCTGGTGGCAACTCTGCGCGGCACGAACAGAGACACCGGTCTCGACATCAAGCAACTGGCCAAGTGCAGTGAATACTTCGAGAAGATTTCACCCAAGTATCGGCATTTGCTGGACGACAGAATGTCCATCATCGATATCAATGTATTGCTGCACCAAACTCCGGGCGGCATGCTTTCCAACCTCGTCAATCAGCTCCGCGACATGAACGCTTCCGACAAGCTCGACGAAGTGTTCAAACAGCTGCCCATCGTGCGCCGTGAACTGGGCCAGGTGCCCCTCGTCACTCCCACCAGCCAGATCGTGGGTATTCAGACGGTCAACAACGTTCTCTTCGATACTCCGAACGAACGTTACAAAATGATCACGGCTCAGGTTAAGGACCTTTGTTACGGTCTTTATGGTAAAACCGCTATCCCTATTGATCCTGAAGTCCAGAAGAAAGCGCTCAAAGGCTATCCCAGAGGCGAAACTCCCATCACCGGCCGTCCCGCCGATTATCTCGATCCGGAACTCCCGAAGGCGGAAAAGGACGTTGAAGGGTTGGCCAAAGATATCGATGATGTGTTGATTTACGCCATTTATCCCACCACTGGAAAGCGATTCCTCAAGTGGAAGTACGGACTGGAAGAAATTCCCAATGAAGTGAAACCCAAGACCATGGAGGATGTAATGAGGGAACAAGAGTTGATCAAGAAAGCGAAAGCAGGCCTGCTCGTCGAAAAACCCGCAAAAGAAGCCCCCGCCAAAGGACCTGGACTGCGTACTTTCAACGTTTTCGTTGATGGCGAATATTTTGAAGTCGAAGTAGAACAAATTGGTGGCGCTGCTCCCGCTATTACTTCCATCACTCCTGCAGCCCCCGTGATCCCCCGTCCCGCACCTGCTGCAGCAGCTCCCGCCCCTGCCCCCGCAGCTGCCCCCGCTCCCAAGCCGGCAGCAGCTCCTGTAGAAGGCGGCACCGCTGTTACAGCTCCCATGCCCGGCATGATCATTCGCTATGAGGTAGCAGAAGGCGCTACTGTAAAAGAAGGCGATGTTGTTTTGATTCTGGAAGCCATGAAAATGGAAAATTCTATTACCGCTCCCTGTGCAGGAACTGTGAAACAAATCAACTTCAAAGACGGTGAAAGCGTTCAAAAAGACGATGTTCTTGCTGTAATCGGCTAG
- a CDS encoding malate dehydrogenase, whose translation MAKKPVRVTVTGAAGQIGYAMLYRIASGAMLGPDQPVILQMLELPLEKPQQALKGCMMELEDCAFPLLADMVGTGDPKVAFKDADYALLVGARPRGPGMERKDLLSANAQIFTEQGKAMNEVASRDIRVIVVGNPANTNCYIAMKSAPDLPKANFTSMMRLDHNRAVYHLAAKVGKTVNDVEKMVVWGNHSPTMYPDIRFATIAGQPASKLVDEAWYRNEYIPMIGKRGATVIEARGLSSAASAANAAITHMRDWALGTNGKWVTMGLPSDGSYGIPEDILYGVPVTCTPGKYERVKGLEIDAFSREKMDATLKELLEEQAAVKDLVG comes from the coding sequence ATGGCTAAGAAACCCGTTCGCGTTACAGTGACAGGAGCCGCAGGCCAGATCGGCTATGCAATGCTCTACCGGATCGCATCAGGCGCCATGTTGGGCCCCGACCAACCGGTCATCCTTCAGATGCTCGAACTTCCCTTGGAAAAACCTCAGCAGGCTCTCAAGGGTTGCATGATGGAACTCGAGGACTGTGCGTTTCCCCTCCTCGCCGACATGGTCGGCACGGGCGACCCCAAGGTTGCCTTCAAGGATGCGGATTATGCACTGCTGGTAGGAGCCAGACCGCGTGGTCCCGGAATGGAACGTAAGGACCTTCTTTCCGCCAACGCTCAGATCTTCACCGAGCAAGGCAAGGCAATGAACGAAGTGGCCTCGCGCGACATTCGCGTCATCGTGGTCGGCAATCCCGCCAACACCAACTGCTATATTGCCATGAAATCGGCCCCCGATCTGCCCAAGGCCAATTTCACCTCCATGATGCGTCTGGACCACAACCGCGCCGTGTATCACCTTGCCGCAAAGGTAGGCAAAACCGTAAATGACGTAGAGAAGATGGTCGTTTGGGGCAACCATTCCCCCACCATGTACCCCGATATCCGTTTCGCTACCATCGCAGGTCAGCCCGCATCCAAGCTGGTGGACGAAGCCTGGTATCGCAACGAATACATCCCCATGATCGGAAAGCGCGGCGCAACCGTTATCGAAGCGCGCGGGCTCTCTTCGGCCGCTTCCGCTGCCAACGCAGCCATCACGCACATGCGTGACTGGGCCTTGGGAACCAATGGCAAATGGGTGACCATGGGCCTTCCTTCAGATGGCTCCTACGGAATCCCTGAAGACATCCTCTACGGTGTTCCCGTGACTTGTACTCCTGGAAAATACGAAAGAGTGAAGGGACTTGAGATCGATGCGTTCTCACGTGAAAAGATGGATGCAACCCTCAAGGAACTCCTCGAAGAACAAGCTGCGGTAAAAGATCTCGTCGGCTAA
- a CDS encoding molybdenum cofactor biosynthesis protein MoaE yields the protein MPTLNDLVEKVKAEIDVSKVGMIVCHNGIVRGTSREGLPAEYLDIDVDTAKWESILREMRTEEGIAAVEAYLFTGRRQVGDDVMFVVVAGDIRENVFPVLEKAVNRLKKEAVLKKEKLA from the coding sequence ATGCCGACACTCAATGATTTGGTTGAAAAGGTCAAGGCGGAAATCGACGTTTCCAAAGTTGGAATGATCGTCTGTCACAACGGAATAGTGAGGGGTACCAGCCGTGAAGGCCTTCCCGCTGAATATCTGGATATCGATGTGGACACTGCTAAGTGGGAATCCATCCTTCGGGAAATGCGCACCGAGGAGGGGATCGCCGCCGTTGAGGCGTACCTTTTTACAGGTCGCCGGCAAGTGGGGGATGATGTCATGTTTGTCGTTGTGGCAGGGGATATTCGGGAAAATGTCTTTCCCGTTTTGGAAAAGGCCGTGAATCGATTGAAAAAAGAAGCGGTACTCAAGAAGGAGAAGCTCGCCTGA
- a CDS encoding acyl-CoA mutase large subunit family protein, whose product MFEEKALEKIKAGKEKWNNDVVGKTLAKNPERKAEFTTISGTPVERLYTPLDIAEVDYEKDLGYPGVFPFTRGVQPTMYRGRFWTMRQYAGFGSAKESNARYRYLLSQGQTGLSVAFDLPTQAGYDSDHPLSMGEVGKVGVAIDSIEDMKVLFDQIPLDKVTTSMTINAAATVLLGMYLAIAEEQGASFDKVGGTVQNDVLKEITVRGQYIYPPKHTMRLTTDLIEFCLKNVPKWNTISISGYHIRESGSTAAQEMAFTIADGIAYVQACVDRGLDVDSFAPRLSFFFNAFTNVLEEVAKFRAGRRVWAKIMKDRFGAKNPRSMMLRFHVQTGGVTLTAQQPLNNIVRVGLQAYAAALGGCQSLHTNSYDEALCLPTQQAVTVALRTQQIVAEESGATDTIDPLAGSFYVEAMTQKIEAEIMDYLQKIDAMGGTLVAIEQGFIQKEIQNSAYRFQKEIENNERVYVGINKYTMEEPPPEGLLKIDMSVGEVETAKLKKLRAERDQAKWKAALDNLRKVSETDENVMPAVIEAVKAKATVGEICDVWRDIFGQYRPKEYV is encoded by the coding sequence ATGTTTGAAGAAAAAGCGTTAGAAAAGATCAAAGCCGGTAAGGAAAAGTGGAACAATGATGTAGTCGGCAAAACCCTTGCCAAGAATCCGGAACGCAAAGCAGAGTTCACCACCATTTCAGGGACACCGGTAGAGCGCCTCTATACGCCTCTCGACATCGCTGAGGTGGACTACGAGAAAGACCTCGGATACCCCGGCGTATTTCCTTTCACCCGTGGCGTACAGCCGACCATGTACCGTGGACGTTTCTGGACCATGCGTCAGTATGCCGGTTTCGGCAGTGCAAAGGAAAGCAATGCCCGTTACCGCTATCTGCTGAGCCAGGGTCAAACGGGATTGAGCGTCGCTTTCGACCTCCCCACCCAGGCGGGCTACGACAGCGATCACCCCCTTTCAATGGGCGAAGTTGGAAAAGTCGGTGTTGCCATCGACTCCATCGAAGACATGAAGGTCCTTTTCGACCAAATACCCCTCGATAAAGTAACCACCTCCATGACCATCAACGCTGCAGCCACTGTTCTTTTGGGCATGTATCTGGCCATTGCGGAAGAACAGGGCGCATCTTTCGATAAGGTAGGTGGCACCGTACAAAATGACGTTCTCAAGGAAATCACCGTTCGCGGTCAGTACATCTATCCCCCCAAGCATACCATGAGACTTACCACCGATCTCATTGAATTCTGCCTGAAGAATGTACCCAAATGGAACACCATCAGCATCAGCGGATATCATATTCGTGAGTCCGGTTCGACGGCCGCTCAGGAAATGGCATTCACCATTGCCGACGGTATCGCATACGTACAGGCATGCGTAGACCGCGGTCTGGATGTAGATTCCTTTGCACCCCGTTTGAGCTTCTTCTTCAACGCGTTCACCAATGTTCTCGAAGAGGTCGCCAAGTTCCGTGCAGGCCGCAGAGTCTGGGCCAAGATCATGAAGGACCGCTTCGGAGCCAAGAACCCGCGCTCCATGATGCTCCGTTTCCATGTACAGACGGGTGGTGTAACCCTCACCGCTCAGCAACCCCTCAACAACATCGTTCGCGTTGGTCTTCAGGCCTATGCGGCCGCTTTGGGCGGATGTCAGTCCCTCCACACCAATTCCTACGACGAAGCTCTTTGTCTGCCTACCCAGCAGGCGGTCACCGTCGCACTTCGTACGCAACAGATAGTCGCTGAAGAAAGCGGCGCCACCGATACCATCGATCCTCTGGCAGGCAGCTTCTACGTGGAAGCCATGACCCAAAAGATCGAAGCCGAAATCATGGATTACCTCCAAAAGATTGACGCTATGGGCGGTACTCTTGTCGCTATCGAACAGGGTTTCATCCAGAAGGAAATCCAGAACAGCGCCTACAGGTTCCAGAAAGAGATCGAGAACAATGAACGCGTCTATGTAGGTATCAACAAATACACCATGGAGGAACCCCCACCAGAAGGTCTTCTCAAGATAGACATGTCCGTGGGTGAAGTTGAGACAGCGAAGTTGAAGAAGCTCCGCGCGGAAAGAGACCAGGCCAAGTGGAAAGCGGCGTTGGACAACCTGCGCAAGGTTTCCGAGACGGATGAAAATGTTATGCCCGCAGTCATCGAGGCGGTTAAGGCAAAAGCCACCGTCGGTGAGATCTGCGACGTATGGCGCGACATTTTCGGACAGTATCGCCCGAAGGAATATGTTTAA